A single window of Sphingobacteriales bacterium DNA harbors:
- a CDS encoding SDR family NAD(P)-dependent oxidoreductase produces MNKSFLNKYGSWAIITGASSGIGVEFAKQIAALGLNTVLVARRKARLEALAKELESQYKIKTLCVECDVAEDGFQNIILDATKDLEVGLMVNNAGINCEGQFFRGDLNRNMQMIQVNMKAPFVLAYEYGKKFVEQKRGGIIFTSSISAFNAHPYLSHYAATKAYILSLAESMNYEFKDKNVDVIALCPGMTKSEMTKGMKDSMLLMEAKPVVESALQELGKSAVIIPGIVNKVQSFINSRMLGRISARNFSAKVLENVLPGVKQKKSKK; encoded by the coding sequence ATGAATAAATCATTTTTAAATAAATATGGTAGTTGGGCAATAATTACTGGAGCATCAAGTGGTATTGGTGTTGAGTTTGCCAAGCAAATTGCAGCATTAGGTTTAAATACGGTATTGGTGGCGCGTAGAAAGGCAAGATTGGAAGCATTAGCAAAAGAATTAGAATCACAATACAAAATAAAGACACTTTGCGTAGAATGCGATGTCGCAGAAGATGGATTTCAAAACATCATATTAGATGCAACGAAAGATTTAGAAGTTGGTTTAATGGTCAATAATGCTGGCATCAATTGTGAAGGACAATTTTTTAGAGGCGATTTGAATAGAAATATGCAAATGATACAAGTAAATATGAAGGCACCTTTTGTATTGGCTTACGAATATGGCAAAAAGTTTGTTGAGCAAAAAAGAGGTGGAATTATTTTCACATCATCTATCAGTGCTTTTAATGCGCATCCATATCTTTCGCATTATGCTGCTACAAAAGCATACATACTTTCCTTAGCAGAAAGCATGAACTACGAATTTAAAGACAAAAATGTAGATGTGATTGCGCTTTGTCCTGGAATGACTAAATCTGAAATGACAAAAGGCATGAAAGACAGCATGTTGCTGATGGAAGCGAAACCAGTAGTAGAAAGTGCCTTGCAAGAACTCGGAAAATCTGCAGTTATCATTCCAGGCATAGTCAATAAAGTACAATCGTTTATCAATAGTAGAATGTTGGGTAGAATTTCTGCAAGAAATTTTTCTGCCAAAGTTTTAGAAAATGTATTGCCTGGCGTAAAGCAAAAAAAATCAAAAAAATAA
- a CDS encoding triose-phosphate isomerase, whose product MRKKIVAGNWKMNLGKDDAIKLVQQITNQYDELSLSETKQMILAPSFVLLDIINEAIKGYSFINIAAQNCSEHNVGAYTGEVAASMLESIGINYCIIGHSERRQYYYEDNDILIKKVQQALQYNIKPIFCCGEPIEIRTAETYFEYIEQQIKAVIFQLSDIDFKNIIIAYEPIWAIGTGRTASAAQAQEVHRFIRDLIAQQYNKETANQTTILYGGSVNAQNAADLFSCDDIDGALVGGASLKSNEFIEITKALK is encoded by the coding sequence ATGAGAAAGAAAATAGTTGCTGGCAACTGGAAAATGAATCTTGGAAAAGATGATGCCATTAAATTGGTACAGCAAATTACTAATCAATATGATGAATTAAGTTTGTCTGAAACAAAACAAATGATACTTGCACCAAGTTTTGTGCTTTTAGATATCATAAATGAAGCAATTAAAGGATATTCATTTATCAATATTGCTGCACAAAATTGTAGTGAACATAATGTTGGTGCATACACTGGAGAAGTTGCTGCATCTATGTTAGAAAGTATCGGAATTAATTATTGTATCATTGGTCACTCAGAAAGAAGACAATATTATTATGAAGACAATGATATTCTAATAAAAAAAGTACAACAAGCATTACAATATAATATAAAGCCAATTTTTTGTTGTGGCGAGCCAATTGAGATTAGAACAGCTGAAACATATTTTGAATACATTGAACAACAAATCAAAGCAGTAATTTTTCAATTGAGTGATATAGATTTTAAAAATATTATAATTGCCTACGAACCAATTTGGGCAATTGGAACTGGAAGAACAGCATCTGCTGCACAAGCACAAGAAGTGCATAGATTTATAAGAGATTTAATAGCACAGCAATATAATAAGGAAACTGCAAACCAAACAACCATACTTTATGGTGGAAGTGTGAATGCGCAAAATGCCGCAGATTTATTTTCGTGTGATGATATTGATGGTGCTTTAGTTGGTGGCGCATCATTAAAAAGCAATGAGTTTATTGAAATTACAAAAGCATTAAAATAA